The genomic window GAGCATTCCCGAGACTAGCTTTGTGATCTCCAGCTTTgtgaagaagtagaagattgAGTAGAGGAAGAGGTAGAAAGCGGATGAGCCCGCAGTTAAGTAAGCTCTCCACCACCAGTTGTAGTCTTCGCTACAAAGCTGGAAGTAGCAGAGCACCACTGTGATCTCTGCACAGGTGACGATCAAGatcaaaaaaactataaagaGGAACCCGAAGATGTAGTAGAACTGGTTCAGCCATATAGATgtcaagatgaagaagagctcGATGAAGACTGCTCCAAACGGGAGAATGCCTCCAATTAGTATAGAGAAAACTGGTTTCATGTACCACGGCTGCTCTGGTACTTGCCTCGGgatcttgtttgttttgactGGATCTTCAATTGCTGGCTTCTTGTAACCCAGATAGCTACCAACGAAGACTAGTGGGACTGAGATGCCAAACCAGAGGCAGAAGAGAGCAAACATTGTACCAAATGGTATGGCTCCAGATGACTGTTCTCCCCAAATAAGGGCATTCAGAACAAAGAAGATAGCAAAAAGGATACCGGGAAACATGAATGCAGTCTTCAAGGTCATTCTCTTCCACTTGTTTCCTTTGAACATTTTGTGAAGGCGAGACGAGGAGTAACCAGCGAATATGCCCATGAAAACCCACAAGAGAACCATGGCAGTCATAAGCCCTCCTCTGTTGGATGGAGATAAGAAGCCAAGCAACGCAAACATCATTGTAACAAGTGACATTCCGAAGATCTGAACACCTGTACCAACATAAACACACAATAAACCAGAGTTCACCGGTGGCCTGAAGACATCTCCGTGTACAAGCTTCCATCCAGTCTCTTCCTGGGCCTCATCTTGGGTCTCGAGCTGATTGTAGTTTGAGATATCCTTGTATAAAGTTCTCATCATGATCATGGCTACCATTCCAGAAAGGAAAAGGACAATCATAAGTGAATTTATGATGGAAAACCAGTGGATTTGATCATCGTTCATGAGAAGGTACGTGTCCCACCGAGAAGCCCATTTGATTTCACTCTCCTGGATCATCAAATTCCGGAAAATGTTTAGCAACCCAAAAAGTAAAGCAAAAGAAGGCTAAGTGTAAGTCATGTACCTTAAACGAGACATCATATGTAAACACTATTTCTTTTCCTTGCTCAACTTCTTGAGGGACAGTGTTGCCTTGGATTAGATTCTTCGTGTCCTTATTACATGTTGTTAACTGAGGATTTTTTTCATCCCACTCCTTGTATTCATGCAAGATACTATCAAAAAGATAAAGACCTGTTAGCTTATACAATTAGACAAGTACTCCTCAAAAATCCAGTAGGTAACCTACCTGTTAGGCGTAACCTCAAATCCAACAATTCGAGCAGAATCAGACTCTTGGTCTCTGTGGTACATGACTCGGAAGCTCAAGTGATTATGTATAAAGTATTTCTCCTCTTTGCTCTACGAAAGCCAAGCAACTATTAGTTGGTATGATAAAAGGTAATAGCAAAGACTGAAGCACTAGAGTTTAGAGACATACCCCTTCATAACTCCCTTTAAAGCCAACACGAAAACCGTGTTCATAAGTCGTTGATTGACTTCCATCTCTCCTTTGTCTTAGTACAGCTACTGGAAGATTATCAAGAATCCTGTAAATAAATTCGCGTTAAGGTCAACTATCGCTAGAAAATATAGTAACTCTCGATGACACAGATACAAAGAACAAGCATGCTATACAATTACTACTTACATATTAGCCCTGTAttcatcatcaatcttttCCTTGAAATTCTTGGTGGAGTCAGCATTAAGTTTAACACGGCAACCTACTTTGCAGGGCTGATCTTCCAGCatttgaaactgaaatttttttgtttcagaaaaGTCAACATCTCATGGTGAAGAGGTGTAAGTAGAAGAATTGGGGTAATGCTTACAGTATAAACGGAATTCTCAATGCGGTCACCTCTGAGAACCTCCCCTAAATTCTCAGCATTGTTCAAGATCTTAGGAGGCTTACAGTAATTCAGGTAGTAGTAGTCATAAGGAAGTTGAGTCTTTGTGGACGACAATTTGTTAACTTTAACATAAAGAGGATCACCCTGGGACaaacaagacaaaaacaacaaaatcaagagcT from Arabidopsis thaliana chromosome 3, partial sequence includes these protein-coding regions:
- the TMN7 gene encoding transmembrane nine 7 (transmembrane nine 7 (TMN7); INVOLVED IN: cellular copper ion homeostasis, cellular zinc ion homeostasis; LOCATED IN: integral to membrane, Golgi apparatus, nucleus, plasma membrane, cytoplasm; EXPRESSED IN: 28 plant structures; EXPRESSED DURING: 15 growth stages; CONTAINS InterPro DOMAIN/s: Nonaspanin (TM9SF) (InterPro:IPR004240); BEST Arabidopsis thaliana protein match is: Endomembrane protein 70 protein family (TAIR:AT1G55130.1); Has 1568 Blast hits to 1544 proteins in 321 species: Archae - 0; Bacteria - 1; Metazoa - 615; Fungi - 232; Plants - 456; Viruses - 0; Other Eukaryotes - 264 (source: NCBI BLink).), whose protein sequence is MKKTKGSSFRFYATLLLSFLSFSLSRAFYLPGVAPRDFQKGDPLYVKVNKLSSTKTQLPYDYYYLNYCKPPKILNNAENLGEVLRGDRIENSVYTFQMLEDQPCKVGCRVKLNADSTKNFKEKIDDEYRANMILDNLPVAVLRQRRDGSQSTTYEHGFRVGFKGSYEGSKEEKYFIHNHLSFRVMYHRDQESDSARIVGFEVTPNSILHEYKEWDEKNPQLTTCNKDTKNLIQGNTVPQEVEQGKEIVFTYDVSFKESEIKWASRWDTYLLMNDDQIHWFSIINSLMIVLFLSGMVAMIMMRTLYKDISNYNQLETQDEAQEETGWKLVHGDVFRPPVNSGLLCVYVGTGVQIFGMSLVTMMFALLGFLSPSNRGGLMTAMVLLWVFMGIFAGYSSSRLHKMFKGNKWKRMTLKTAFMFPGILFAIFFVLNALIWGEQSSGAIPFGTMFALFCLWFGISVPLVFVGSYLGYKKPAIEDPVKTNKIPRQVPEQPWYMKPVFSILIGGILPFGAVFIELFFILTSIWLNQFYYIFGFLFIVFLILIVTCAEITVVLCYFQLCSEDYNWWWRAYLTAGSSAFYLFLYSIFYFFTKLEITKLVSGMLYFGYMIIISYAFFVLTGTIGFYACFWFVRKIYSSVKID